The genomic interval AAAGTTAAGTTTCACTTGGTTGGAATCCACTTATATTTagatttcatagtatataagtgaatgtAAATATCAATTCATGAGttgattttatggggttgagttagatttaaagtccacttcttattatggtatcagagtcatctCAAACCTATCATATCGAatgtttgttggacttattaGATCACCCGATATCAGTTGTTATCAgatcacccataatatgttatctcaTGCATAAATGGTCACTCTCGACGTTAGGGATGTGTTAGAGATCTTACATCAACTAAAGATTAAGagatttcatagtatataagtaggtgcaaatctcatcttatgaaccgattttatgggattgagttagatttaaagacCTCTTCTTCTAACACTTAgtgtaaaattaaattgaatttaaaatttacacaTTAATAACACAAATAATATCTGGGTagatattttcaaaaaatataattttagttatGATGAAAATTAGGTTACAAGATGGTGCACTCAGTTACGTTGGCCTGATGCATgcactttatttattttgtcttgATCTTATCACTGCCCCCATTTTAAAGCTCTTTAGAATGATTGTGGATTTATTGTAGTAGCTGGCTAGATAGAAAATGATTATTAGAATAATGATAGTACTGTCTCTTTtctgaaaatatttataaaccCAGTAATGATATATTTGTGCATCATGATGGTAGCAAGCAGTGAGAATTTAAAAAGTGAATAAATCAAGCAACTTGTGTGGAGTTGGACCATTTCATCAATGTTTTATACAtctataattattttacttattaaataaaaatgttaagtttttatttagaaattttatattatagacTAATTTTGTGGGAAAATAGTTTTAATAAGATTTTCAGAATTCTCAAGAAACATTGTCATTTATCAATTGTACGAGTTACTGTGAAAATATTGTAGCacaaaatgttatttaaaatatgGTTGTAATTTAAATAAGTTACTGTTTAAAgatatttcataaattattatcataaaatttataagacaaatttattaaaaatatatgtagTAATAAGATAGTTGAATGGTTTCCCACTGTTTGAGAATTGAAGTTAAAGATAATccatttaatataaatttctcTCTCTTAGCTTTCTGAAACTTtactttaaagataaaattacaTAAAGCTTTGAAGTCTAATAAACAATATCCTATATACATAATTAAAGTTGTatagtattatattaatttaaattttaaagtcaAAATTAATAATCCAAAGTGTAAAGATGACAACTAGTATTTTACTTCATCTTTAGAAGCAAGTCTTTGAAGAATTGCATATTATTAACTTCTATGAATAAactattaaattttgttttgactCAGTCATGttaatagaaaattattaagaaaaaacataattaattattagaaaaaaacaaatttaattgaataaactaattgaaataaaattttatcattttgtaCCTTTAAAGTATCGAGATATCGATGAAGACTATtgattgaatatttttattgattggTTATTGTTTAAATGTCGTGATAGTTATAGTTTTTATGAATTCTAAAAAATCTCTTAGtaagaaattattaatttaagtatgatatgaaattttatcttaaattataaagataacccgataattaattttaatctcaatttaaatatttattatgatcTTATAAATAAACATATCAACAACAAGTATATATTAAATCGTATTTATTAGTTACTTACATCATATTGAGCataacttaaaaaatttaatgagaAACTTTTcgactaaaaatataaaataattaataaagataaattctttattagtttatatatatatatatatatatatatatatatattagttattattatgaTCATGTTATATGTAGTGGCTGGATTGTTACTAGAGTATATGTATTTGTACTAATTTTTGCCAGATAGACGAAATCCTATAAAGAATTAGATCAAATATAATttaagttaaattaaaaaataaatatattattaataactcttttaaatttattttaaaataaaataaattatattaattaaaattattgaaaaatacaaaattactaATGAAACTCATTTAATAAAATGTGAAATAcgtacaattttttaatttgtaatgaTTTTTTAGTCCACAGTAGAAGTTGtgcttgaaaaaaaaattaatatctttCTAATTGAAaacttgttatttttatttatgaattattattattatatatatatatattatgaaattataatatttaaaattaatgtatttattcagaaaattgtttttgatatAAGAATAAGataaatgattttaaattatataaatatatgaatgattaaaatatttattaaaactagttaacaaaatttaatgatttatttgttttattcttgACCGTTCATGATCAAATTGCGAGTTTTAATTAgaattcatatataatatactCTTCTGACCAAAGTAACAAAAAACGggtctattatttatttatatttttcttttgagttttaagtttaaaagtttattttgatgTCTTATTATCGATTTGGAgagatgaaaataatatataagaacGGAGCAAGTGAATAAAAATAAGAAGTGtgggaaaaaaattaaagagataAATTGATAAACATGAAATTAAGTAAATaacagaaataaaataaataacaaattcGACACACTTTTTCTATTTCCTCTTCATTCATATACTATACTTTTATAGGAACACATTAAAAGTGTTCATGTTAGacaaaattatcattttattatattattagagtgaattatttaatttataataaccGTAAAAGTGATAAATAGATTTTGTGCGAAGATTgattcaataaaattttaaattaaggtaGTAGACACTATGATCTAGTACATCATTTGATAGTTTAAGCATGTTTATATTGATTATATTGTTTGTCTTTACGAATgtatatttaacttaattaacaCTTCAATTAAACTACattaaattttgtatatttttcttattattttttttagttaaccATCTAAGTGTTCTTgcaagttattattattttctaatatagtgtggaaaattatttattctaaaattaatattgttatagctaatataaaaagttattagAAAGACAAAAACAAATTGTATACTACCACAGATAACCATATACgataattttattgaaattcataataattatttaaaaaaatataggaaacaaatttatattattataattgaaaaacatACATGTAAAAAAACttagatgattttttttgtttgacaTGCAATACATAATAATgaatgaacaattgaagaaggtTGTTTTAACTATTATCATTATCCAACCTTTTTTTTTTGAAGGGAATGCAAAGTTGGGTTTTGCACTTGGGCAGTAAAACATGACTTACTTCTCCTTTGTTGACGTGTTGTAGATGAAGTAGTGAAAGGGAAATGAGagaattttataagaaaaaagaaCATAAAAGTTCCACAATTTGTCACACCCAACACACATTTTCTAACATTCCCTCTTCATTTGTGTcgctataataataaaataataatcttGCTTATACATtggttgaagatgaagatggtgaCACTTTCTTCTCACTGGTTAGACGGCACCGCTGAAtccttctcattttttttatttttttttctgtttgcAGAATTAATATAACTTAAAGTATATGGTTAGATACCCGTGATGCTAATATTGGTGCTTTTGCATTCACATGGTAAGGATTAGGTCGAGGGAGTCACAAGGATGACTAAGAATTTGcgaaagtaaatttaaattaatttgagaaaaaaattgtgaagaaagtgatgatTATGTATAATagatttttctgaaatttgtAAGTGAGGTGGGTGTgagagattttttattttttttaaagatattaaagtgtaagtttacaaatttatctttattttaaaaataattgaaaaataagataagaggtatttttgtgtagattttaattaattaaaattttatatattattttcagtgtcattaaataattatttaaaaaatacaaaaaaataatattagcaATCAATTATCAACtcaaaatataagaataattgGGACACGTATACAAAAATTGGCATAATCAATTATcaactaaaaacatataattaattatgggACGCGTACAAAGATTGACATAATATCAACTCAAAATATAAGGACACAAAGGGCCTTAAGTTAATTCCCTCTAGTCAACATGACTTTCCTTTTAAATTCGTTCATGTGAGAGAAAGTGTGAATAAGTCGTTCTTCCTTATATTCATCCTCTCACTCGTATTCATCTGGAAGCAAACAATCCTAATATTCGTTCTTTCTTCCTTGCCAACCGTGAAACCCTTAGTCAAAATGcaacataaaagaaatattaaaaatgctTAAATGTATTTTACTTGTAAATTGGTAGGATAAAGTAAGTGGAGGAGAAATaagtgaataaataaaataaagattattttcatagaaaaaaacagagtagaaaaaaatattattatttcaataactttaataataattgttctaaagtcaaattattttttattgtattcaaattcttttttcccTTTGTGTTCTTCAATCTTTTCCACAAAGTACTTATTATTATACTTcaatatttaagttaatttaggatgtaaataaagaatataagtttagaatcaaatatttattactttCATAGTAAAATAGAATTTTCATCGAATATTTGCTAATAATTTTACTATGCAATActtactaataattttattaaattttccaTGTATGATAGAACAAAACTTGAGATAATAAGtactataataataatttgtactataacatttaaatttataatcacGTGTATATTTATAATTGGGTGGTAAGTAGTAAAATACATCCTCTTCACAAtccaataaattattattttaattatatatatatttttaatttaaaatattattattgtaccGGTCGGAACCGAACGAATATAAGAGGCTTGGTACCTGGTTCATCTCAACCGACATATCCAAATCCATTAAGGTTCAGAAAGAGATTAACGAATCTAAACAATGGATAAATATTAGGTTACGTGTGTTCTTAACTATGGTTCAGATGTTAACCTGACCGATAATAATGATATAAATAGTCACAAGTTTCGagaaaaaaatgtgttattATCGCACATTAATTACACCAAACATCGGATACCGAATTCCAACCAAGAGTGTACGAAGGAGAGAGAATAGATAAAAAAGGAGGAGGAGAGTTATCTTAAATGGATTGAAGTTGTTGAAGTGAGGAATGGAGGAAGAAAAATGAACGACGAAGGAAGAAGTAATAATTATCTCAATTTTCTTTTATAGtagaataattatattattataatttgttgtaaaatgtttgtaattttttgaAGTGTCAGAATAACTTTTTCCTTTGTAATTTTATACTGTCTATCATGTGGTTAATAAGTAGATGACACTAATGCAAAAATAGGAAACAATGACAACATTTTATGACCGATATAATTCACTTGTCATATAAAATGATCGGTGACATTTATGTAATAAATGTAAAACTTATTATGTCACCTTAAGTCAAGATCGTCATAGTTACGATTATGACAATTTCAATTTTACCCGACataataacttattttattattgataattttcAGTTTTACTAGAGATAATAcgttgaattttatttttacttggCATACGCTCACTTTGTAAGTTTTTCTCCAACTTCAAACCCGATTTCTCTTCTCTGCGTGAAAACTCTCTTTTCTAACCCTAATCTCCTGCAATTTTTCGTGGCTGCTCTTAATTCTTTTTCGTTGTTTGTACCTTGTTCTCACTAGTTCATGCCTCATTTCGTATTGTTATGGCCAGTTCGTGCTTCATCTCGTCATAAAAAGTTCTGTAAAATCGTTATAAAAAGTCTTTTTTGCACTAGTATAGAAAAAACTTTCATTTATTTCATCTACATGTATCTATTTTGATTTTGTAGAATAACTTATTTGCAATTATCCATGCGTACAATATTTTTAGTCTTCCTTAGTTCTCCCTCccatttcatgattttttttttaagggaaaataataataaaatttaaaatgaaattaattcgTCTTTAGGgaaaaaattgttataatttACGTTgaaattcttattattatttttaattttcaaactaaTCTTTAGTTAACAACATAGGAAATATAAACTGATGTTATTTTTGTTGACtaatctatttaattattttagttcaattttccccattaataatttttcatttagaaaactcaaattaaaaacttatttaataaatccAAATCTAATTCAAACAAATACCTGTTGTGATACAACTCCCTTTGAAAACAACTGATATCGAATAACTCCAGTATTTAATTTCCATAAAGGTCTTCCTCTTttaataaaatgttttcaaaatgcACTAAATACTAAAGGTGTTAATAacgaaattaataaaaaaaagggtcaaaactatttttaaatatttttttttcttctcttctagttTGGAAATCCAATCAAAttacttattatatttaaataaaagattatatatttaaaattaatgaagTACTAACAAACAAACATTAGTCTCTCTCTTGCTTTATAATTTAATTGTATTATTCTTACCGTACAAACATACACATATGTCTCTTTGgtattgttttataatttaagtGTATTATTCTTACAATACAtttgaatttattaaaatattataaaaaatatattaaaatttttaactATATGAGAAGTTAAGTTACAAATTGTACTAGTCGAACATGTTCGGGTCCGACCCGAGCACTTAAGCGTGCTATCTTGACTGATCTGGTTTATAAAGGTAAAATACTTAGTTCGgtccaaaataataataagctCACTGACATGTCAAGAAGTCGGCTCAAACCGTTGACAAGATATATTAAAaagataactaaaataaaaacaacaactgAGTGAATAACTGAATTAGCTAGGCATGAATaaagtaaatttaattttgagaTACTATCCCATGCTCATACACTATATTCTGATATACTTATATGCTCTCAGTGACTTGATCATTAGAGTTTTGTAAACAAGTGGAACTTTACTCATTGTAAATTATAAGTATCTCAAAGCAGCAACGACAAAAAGAAAAAGTCTACCACCAAAGTCGATCCAAGTCAGTTGACAAGAACACGAATATAAAACATTTcttaaaaaaacttcaaatatattttttctcaccaaaatttgttacaaaatatttattattatttattttaaaacatttaataaccTTTTAAAGGTATCTAACATttctaattataaaaaaataataaaatttcatttaaaataatcacaaaatattaatttgatttagttatgatttcatattaaattaaaatcaatttaaatttagTGTTCAAGCTCCAcactaaatatattaaaaaataaatttaatatattttggacACTAGTTTTTATAAGCATTTAAACTTAATAAAATTTGACAATTAATTTTTTGGAGGCGTGTTTAAGAAAGGAAAATGCCtagttgagaaataaaaataaatttttttattgaaaagtgTAATAATTAGTAGAACTAAAAAGAACAGTTTTAGAGAGACTAAAAATTCTTATAGATTCCTCTGGAAAACAAATTTCTAAAAACATATTGAATTTCTATTCTTGGATTGTCTTATTCTCATAAATGCATTTTCTGAAAACTCTCGGAAAATggtatttttattgttattgaaAATGATAGAAAGTAAACAAGGTGAAGAAGGAAATGAGAATAGAAGTAGAATTGCTCCAGATTCGAATTTTTGACCGTTGGGCCCGTTGCAGACAATGTAACGGTTGGGACAAGAGAAAACCTGCAGAGCCGTTGCCTTCACCTTTTCGTCCTCTTCAATACCTTAAAACTAACAAAAGAGAGAGATAGAGTTAGAGAGAACCCCCACTCACTCATCACCATCTATGGGCTGCGTCTCTTCAAAACTCGTCAAGAGAGAACTCAAGCAAGAACAAGTTACTATCACAAATGGCGGCGGTTACATGAACCACATCGTTTCCCTCACTTCCTCCACCTATGGAGCACTCATGTTGGACAAGGAGAAGGAGCAACCCCTACCagttgaagaatccaaaaccgCCAAAGTATCTCCTCCTCGGAATCGCGAAGAACCCGAAGTGATCAACGCTTGGGAACTCATGGAGGGTCTCGAAGAGGGAGTGCCCATTTCAAACCACCCTAAGAAAAGCCCCAAGTCCACACCTTTCCTTCGTGGGTTCCTCGCTACTGACACCAAAACCCCCTTGAAGTTTCTCAACCAATTTGGGTCACCGAGGAGTCTTAAGAAGTTCACAGGGAAGGAGAACAAGGCTCAAGGTCAAGCCAATGGCGGTGTAAGACGCTTGGATTACAATGTTAGTCCTAAGGGGATCCTCAAATCTTCTAATTTTTCTTCTCCCTTAAAAGCGTCTCCGATTCGTGCTCGAAGGAACAGTTTCGGCAGTGACACAAAGAGGAGGAGTCCTAGCCCTCTGTTTGATCCAGAGCTTCTGGCCTCCTACGAAAAAGAACTCACCGAAGAGGAAGAACAGATCAAGAGAATGGTGTGGGCCACCCCCAGAACCCGAAGGGTCAGAAAATCTTTGGACACACAAACTTTTGTTAACACCTTTGAGGAAAAGTGTCCACCCAAAGGGGAAAATTGCGTTGTCATTTACACCACCACGTTGCGGGGGATCAGACAGACGTTTGAGGAATGTAATAAAGTTAGGTCCATTGTTGAGTCCTATTGCGTGCATGTGATTGAGAGAGACGTGTCAATGGATTCAGGGTTTAAGGAGGAGTTGCGGAAGCTGATGGGGACGAAGCAAGTTAAGGTTCCGGTTGTGTTTGTGAAGGGAAGGTTGGTTGGGGGAGCTGAGGAAGTTGTGAAGTTGGAAGAAGAGGGAAAGTTGGGTGTTCTCTTTGAGGGGATTCTTCCCAAGACGTTGGGTGATTGTGAAGGGTGTGGTGGAATGAGGT from Phaseolus vulgaris cultivar G19833 chromosome 1, P. vulgaris v2.0, whole genome shotgun sequence carries:
- the LOC137814574 gene encoding uncharacterized protein At3g28850 codes for the protein MGCVSSKLVKRELKQEQVTITNGGGYMNHIVSLTSSTYGALMLDKEKEQPLPVEESKTAKVSPPRNREEPEVINAWELMEGLEEGVPISNHPKKSPKSTPFLRGFLATDTKTPLKFLNQFGSPRSLKKFTGKENKAQGQANGGVRRLDYNVSPKGILKSSNFSSPLKASPIRARRNSFGSDTKRRSPSPLFDPELLASYEKELTEEEEQIKRMVWATPRTRRVRKSLDTQTFVNTFEEKCPPKGENCVVIYTTTLRGIRQTFEECNKVRSIVESYCVHVIERDVSMDSGFKEELRKLMGTKQVKVPVVFVKGRLVGGAEEVVKLEEEGKLGVLFEGILPKTLGDCEGCGGMRFVMCVECNGSCKVLDEECKKNVRCGHCNENGLVQCPLCR